GCCCCGGCCACTGAGCCGCACACGCCAACTGCAGAGGCAACGCCCAAGCAGGAAGCGCCAAGCCAGCCTGCTTCTGCCGAGTATGTGCGCCCAAGTAACGACCCACGCAAGAACCCGAAGCCTGTGGGTCAGGTGATGGTTACTACCGAAACCCGGCAAAAACCCCAGGGTCGCCCACTTAACACTGCCACCCCGGCAGCCATAGAGCGCGCACCCAAGGCAATTGCCCGCCCGGCTAACGATCCGCGCAACAAGCGCACAACGGATGCGGACGCATAAGTCACTTTAAGCAACACCAAAGGCCGGCATTTGCCGGCCTTTTTTTATGCCCGAGCACAAACCACTGAGCAATAATTGTACGAACAAAAAATTTAGAAAAAATAGGCACTTACAGCTTGCCAAGATGAGCTGCCTCTGTATAATCTGCGCCTGCTACGGAAGGGTGGCAGAGTGGTCGAATGCACCGGTCTTGAAAACCGGCGATGTGCGAGCATCCGAGGGTTCAAATCCCTCCCCTTCCGCCATTTTCCCCCTCGTCGTTCAGACACCCCAAACCCCACAAAGAACCTTAAAACTTTTGGCCCCTACTGCGGTCTAAAGTACGGAAATCTACGTAAAACCCAGTGCCTAAAAGTCCCTATTTCGCTTGCTTTTGAAGGCGTTGTTTGTAAGATACAACCAGAATTTACCCAATCACGGAGAAGGTTATGCAAGAGCTTTATAACCAAACATCGGCTACCGCAACGCGCAGTGCCGAGGTTAGCAAGGTGCTGCGCAATACGTACATGCTGCTGGCAATCACCATGGCGGTGAGCGCTGTTTGTGCAGCCCTGTCTATCGCTATCGGCCTTGGCCGCGGCACAGCGTTGATGATGTCGCTGGGCGCACTGGCGCTGGTATGGTTCGTTTTACCCCGCACTGCAAACTCATCTTCGGGCCTTTGGGTGGTATTCGGCTTTGTTGCGCTGCTAGGCGCAAGCTTAGGGCCAACACTTAGCTACTACCTGCAAATGCCCAACGGCAGCACAGTGGTTATGCAAGCGCTTGGCGGTACTGCACTGGTGTTCTTTGGCCTTTCGGGCTATGTGCTAACAACCGGTAAAGACTTCACCTTTATGGGTGGTTTTTTGTTCATCGGCTTGATCGTGGCCATCGTTGCCATGCTCGCGCTGTTTGGCCTGAGCTTTTTTGGCATTCAGGTTTCCGGTGCACATCTGGCCATCAGTGCGGTGATTGTATTGCTGATGTCTGGCTTTATCTTGTACGACACCAGCCGCATTATCACCGGCGGTGAAACCAATTACATTCTGGCAACCGTTGCGCTGTACCTGAACATCTACAACCTGTTCACCAGCCTGCTGCACCTGCTCGGCGCCTTTGGCGGCGACGACTAAACCCCGCATGCGCTAGAATAAAGAGCCCCGCTGGGGCTCTTTTGCTTTGAGGGCACACCCAATGAAATACGCCTTATTGATTGTTGCTGAACCTGCGAGTGCAGGTGAGCGCGGTGCACTCAATTTCGCACAGGCACTCATTAAGGCCGGCCATACCCTTGAACGGGTATTTTTTTATGGCGCCGCAGTTGCAACTGCAAGCAGCTTGCAGCAACCCCCTCAAGGTGAAACACCGCTACAAAACCACTGGCAAGCGCTGGCACAAAAACACCAAACGGAATTGATTGTGTGCATAGCAGCAGCCTTAAGGCGCGGCATAATTGATGCCCGTGAAGCGCAACGCTACAACCTCCCAGCGCACAACCTTGCAGAACATTTTTTATTGTCGGGCTTAGGCCAACTCGTTGAAGCAAGCGTTAGCGCTGATCGGCTGATAACTTTCGGATAACCCATGCAGCCACTCCCTAAGCTTAAGCATTTGCTGTTTATCTTTACCCACGCAGGCACCGCAGACTTTCGCGCGAAAGAAGGGGTAGATGCCCTGCTCGCAGCTGCAGCATTTGAACAAGACATCAGCGTGGTTTTTATGGCTGATGGCGTTTGGGCGCTACATTCCCACAACAACCCCGGCACTTTGGGTTTGCCTGCCATCAATAAACAACTGCCAGCACTCGAACTCTATGGCATAGACAAACTCTACGCACTGGGTGCCGACATGACACAAAGGGGAATTGCATGCGAGCTGGAAAATCTTCACTTGATTGATAGCCAACAGCTCACCGCACTGATTAGCGAAGCAAGCCAGGTGCTGAGATTTTAAGATGAATGCATTGCACCTGCTTAATCGCACCCACGCACACCCGGCTTTCAACCAGTGCCTGTCTGCAGCCCCTGGCAATACAATATTGCTGATGGAAGACGCGGTTTACGAGCTGCAAGATGCCAACAGCCCCCTTTGGCGGCTCACCGGCACCCGCCTGCTGGCGCTTGAGCCAGACATCCTGGCCCGCGGTGTAACGCCTGCAAACGCCATAGAAAGCCTAAGCTATGACGACTTTGTTCTGCTTACCACTCAACACTGCCCCATCGTTAGCTGGTATTGAGCCATGTACCCATTAGACAACGACGGCTTTCTAGCGAATCTGGAAGACTGGAGCGAAGACGCCGCCCTTTGGCTGGCGGCACAAGAAGGCATCACCCTGACAGATGCTCACTGGGAAGTACTGTACGCCCTGCGTGCATTCTATGCCCAGTACGATTTGGCACCCGCCATGCGCCCGCTGGTGAAGCACATAGGTAACTCGCTGGGGGCAGAGAAAGGCCGCAGCATATACCTCATGCAGTTATTTCCGGGTAGCCCGGCAAAACTGGCGGCAAAAATCGCGGGCCTGCCAAGGCCCACCAACTGCCTTTAACCTACTCGCCCAAGTGAATCACTATTTCCCGCTGGTGGGCCCCGTGGCGGTGCTCCCACAGATAGATACCCTGCCAGGTGCCCAAGGCCAGCTCGCCCGCAATGATGGGCACTGAAAGGTTTACGGCCGTCAGCATTGATTTAATGTGTGCGGGCATGTCATCTGCACCCTCCAGCGTATGGGTATACAAAGGGTCATCCTCAGGCACCAGCCGATTTAACCAGGCCTCCAGATCCTGCTGTGCGGTGATATCGTAATTTTCCTGCACCAGCAAACTTGCCGATGTGTGGCGCACAAACAAGCTACACAACCCGGATTCCGGGCAGTGGCCGGCAATGGCGCTGCGCACCTGATCGGTGATGCTGTGCAACCCCTGCCTGGGTGTCGCCACCGTTAATTGAATAATCACTGGGTACTACCTCCAAATCAACGCAGGTTCAGAGCCCCACTCAGGGCACTGAACCCATGCCATTTTACGCCGCCTGCACCTTTGAGCATAGCCAAAGCGCCGGGCCCGGAACGGCCACTATGGCGGGCAACTAAGCTATAATGGCTGGCTTTATTTTACAGGTTACAGGCAGGCGTATGGCCATTCATCAGGTAGCACCCGAGCGCTACGAACAGCAACTAGGCGAAAAGCTCGCCACGCTAAAACAACAATTTGCAGACCTCTCGCTGCCCAATATTGTTACCTACCACTCACCCGCCGAGCACTACCGCCAGCGAGCTGAATTCAAGATTTGGCAGCAAGACGGCAAGGCAAGCTACGCCATGTATCAACCGGGGCAATACAAAACCCCCTTTGTGATAGACAGCTTCCCCGTGGGTTCAGTGCGCATTAACAGCCTAATGCCAACGCTGCTGAGCGCCGTTAACAACAGTGAAATATTGAGAAGGCGCCTGTTTCAAGTAGAGTTTTTAACCACTAAAAGTAATGATGCGCTCATCACACTCATCTACCACAAGCCCCTGGACGCACAGTGGGAAAAAGAGGCCCGCGCACTGCGGGACACGCTTGGGGTAGATATTATTGGCCGTTCGCGGCGCCAGAAAATCCTGCTTGAGCGCGACTTTGTCATCGAAAAATTGCAAGTGGGCGAACAGCAATTTGAGTACAAGCAAATTGAAGGTGGCTTTAGCCAGCCCAATGCAGACGTGTGTGAAAAAATGCTGGCATGGGCAGTCATGCACACACAAAACAGCCGTGGCGACTTGCTGGAGCTCTATTGCGGTAACGGTAATTTCACTGTGCCTTTAGCCCAGAACTTCAACAAAGTACTGGCCACTGAAATTTCCAAAACCTCAGTGCAGGCCGCCCACTATAATTTCGAAGCCAACAATGTAGACAATGTTGAAGTGGTGCGCATATCAAGCGAAGAATTTACCCAGGCCATAGACGGGATGCGGCCTTTTCGCCGGCTGGCGCACCTGGATTTAACAAGCTACGACTTCTCAACCATCTTTGTAGATCCACCCCGGGCGGGCCTGGATGACGACACCTTGGCCCTCACCAGCCGTTTTGAAACAATCGTGTATGTGTCGTGTAACCCAAGCACCTTACACGCCAACCTGAAAACCCTGAGCCAAACGCACTCCGTTGAGCACTTTGCGGTGTTTGACCAATTTCCCTATACGCATCACCTGGAATGCGGGGCTATTTTGCGGCGTCGCTCAAACTAAAGCTTACCAACTGCTTGGCGGAGTCTTGTATGAATTCACGATACTTGGCTTCGCTGGCCGCGCGCTCTTTGTCGTAACGGCGCTTGGTTTTCTTATCAAGCGCGCGCCAGTCTGCCAGCCTTGGAATATGCAGCGTCTCATCAGCGAGCTTATAAAGGGCCACGTGGGTTTCACGCGCGGCCTTGCCCTCACCTAGAATATCCAGCAAGGCTGTAATGCGGATGGCCGCCTCTGTATAAGACAACTCGTCTTTCAAAACGCCCTGCGCAAGTATGCGAATACTGTTAATGCGTTTGGTTTTTTCATCTTCCATTACCCCTTCCAGCTCCGCCAGGCGGGCTTGCTGGTCTTGATTTTGGCGGCGCACCTGCAAAGCCAAATAGGCCGCATAGCCAGCCAAACCCAAGACAATGGCCACTGCCAACACAACGAGATAGATCATGTATATACCTGCTCAATAGTTAATCGGTGTTTAGGCGTCTTCAGCTTCCGCTGCCGGATCACTCGCCTCTAGGGCGGGCACGGCTTCCGCCTCATCCAGTGCGGCATTAACCAGATCGCCACGCAACTGCTTTTTGGTTTTCGCACCCAACTTGCGGATATCCTCTACCCGCTTAATTAAATTGCCGCGCCCGGATTTCAAGCGATTACGCGCTTTATCATAGGCATCTTGCGTGCGGCCAATGGCTTTACCCACATCATCAAAGGCTTCCAGCATCAACACAAACTGGTCATACAAGCCGCCTGCCTGGGCTGCAATCTTCTCGGCATTGCGGTTTTGCTTTTCATAGCGCCAGATGTTCTCTACGGTTCGCAGAGTTGCCAGCAAGGTGGTGGGGCTTACCAGAATAATGTGTTTATCGTAGGCATCACGAAAAAGTGCAGGCTCCTCCTGCAGCGCAAGCATGAACGCGGCCTCAATGGGCACGAAAATAAACACAAAATCTAGTGTGCGAATACCTTCAAGGTTTTCGTAATCCTTAAAGCTCAGGCCGCTAATGTGGGCACGCATAGACTGGATATGTGCGCGCAGATGCTGCGCCCGTTCAGCCTCGGTTTCAGCGCTGCAATAGCGCTCGTAATCCAACAGGCTTACTTTCGCATCAATGATGATGTCTTTGTTTTCCGGCAGCCGCACAATAACATCCGGGTTGCGGCGGTTGCCGGCATCGGAGCGCAAGCTGACCTGGGTTTCGTATTCACGCCCCTTCTGCAGGCCAGACTCTTCAAGCAAGCGCTCAAGCACAACCTCACCCCAATTACCCTGGGCCTTGCTGTCTCCTTTCAATGCATTGGTGAGATTAATGGCATCCTGGCTGATTTTTTGGGTTTGCTTGGCAAGTTCTGTAATCTGGCCTGCCAGCTTGTTTCTGTCTGCCATTTCCTGGCTATACACATCGTCTACCCGCTTGCGAAAATCACCCAGTTGTTGGCGCAAGGGGTTGAGCGAAGTTTCCAGCACTTCCTTGCTCTGCAAGGTAAAACGCTGCTGTTTGTCGTCAAAAATTTTATTGGCGGTATTTTCAAACTCTTTGGTGAGTGATTGCTTGGCCTCCTGCAACAGGCTTAACTGCTCACCCATGCGCAACTGCTGCTGCTCAAGCTCGGTTTTAAGCTTGCTGTTTTCGGCCTTCAAATCACTGAGCGTATTGCGCGCGGCCAATGCATCGGCTTTTAGCTGGTCGTATTCTGCCACCTGCTGCTGCGCCCGCGCTCTGGCCTCACGCGACTCAGACAACTGCTCACGCAGCTCGACCAATGTCCGGGCCTGGGTGCCTTTTTCATCATTAAGCTCGCGCACCTGCTGCTCCAGGCGGCGCACTTGTGTGGTGAGGTCGTGCTCTTTCAGCTGATGCGCACTTTCGAGCCTGCCAACCTCCAGCGCGTGCGCGCTTTGAAGTTCCAGCACCTGCTGTTTCAGGCGCCAAAATAACACAGGCAGCAATAGACACAGGCAAACCAAAAAGCCGCCGGCCGCCCAAAGCAATAACGTGGTTTCAATTAACAATGAAAACTCCCCAACTGTGTGACTGGCCGCTAGAGCCTGTGAAAAGGCTTTGTTATGATTCGGCCAGAAGGAATATGAGCCCAGCCTAGATGTCAGATACTCCGCCGGATACCGCCGAACTTTCCACCGCACTGCTTGCACGCATCAAATCGCTGTGTGCCAAGGGTTACCAACATTACGACAACGCAGAGTTCGATCAGGCGCTGCGCACATTCTACCAAGCTTGGGTACAGCTACCCAAGCCGCAAACCCAATATCAAGCGGCCGGCTGGGTACTTACCGCGCTGGGCGATTGCTACTTTAAATTGGGCAAGTGGTCGCAGGCCCTTGAAGCGCTGAATTCCGCACAGTTTTGCCCGGAGGGCCGCAATAATTTATTTGCCCTCATGCGCAAAGGTCAGGTGCAGCTTGAGCAAGGTGAATTGGCGAGCGCACGCATAACCCTGTTTAACGTTTACAGCCAAGGCGGGCAAGACATGCTGGCCAAAGAGCCCGCCCGCTACCTTGCAGCCATCAACGACCTCACCCAGCCTGCCTAATTACCACAAGCTTTATGCAGCTACCCCCTATTGCCGATCGTTTTAAGCACAATTTGGCTTCTGTGCTAAATTTAGATGAAGGTGCGCCAGGCTTTAATGGCTTCTGGCGCTCAGTTATAGCCCCCGACTTGGGACACCTTTTAGGATCACCACCCATGAGAAGAAGCCTTTTAATAGCTGCCACCCTTGGAGCCCTGGGTTTTAGCCAGATAGTGTTCGCCTGTAGCCGCCCAGCCCCGCCGGAAATTCCAGACCCAAATACAGCGGTAACTCCGCAGATGATCAAGGCCAAAAACGACGTGCAGGCCTATGTGGGCGAGGCCGAAAAATACCTCAAGTGCAATATCAGCACGGCGCAGCACAACTCGATGGTGGACGAGATGAAAGAAACCGCCGAAAAGTTCAACCAAGCGGTGCGCGCCTACAAAGCCCGCATGGCAGGTTAATTCCCCGGAGTGGTGCGGCCCCTTTAGGCCGCGCCCGCTCTCAAGATAGGCGCATCCGCCTTACTGCACGCTCGCCACTGCAAAGCTAATCCACATACCAGCGCTGTAACCGGTAACCCGAACCTGTGGGCAAACCTAAATAGCGGCGGCCGTTTTCTTGCTTAAGTTCGGGTAACACCGGTGCCAAGGGGTTCGCCTGCAACGCATTGCTTAAGGCCTCAACGCTTGGGTACTCGGCAATCCAGTCCAATAACGCAACGGTGGGGAACATCATGTCCAACTCGCCCTTTGCGTGTGCGGCCAGCGCCTCAGAAGGTGAAATCCACATTGCCTGGAGAATCTCCACGCCATCACATTGGGGCTCAGGCTGCTCCCCGGTTGCCAGCAAATAAAAGCGCGTGCGATAGCGCCGGGGCAACAAGGTTGGGGTTATCCACTCGCCCATATGCACCAATTGGCGCTCGCTATAACCTCCGACACCCACCTCCTCTGCAAGCTCCCTTAGGGCTGCGCGCATGTAGTCTTCAGGCGCAGGGCCGCTCAGGCCCGGGCTTGCCCGCTGCCTATCCTGGGCTTCAAGTGCCCCACCGGGAAACACCCAATGGCCCGGCGCCATGCGAACCTCAGAGGTGCGCTTGGCCAGCAATACCGTTACACCGCTACTCTGGTTGCATGCCATAACAACGCACGCCGATTGTATGAGACCTTCATCTGCCATTTACTGCCTACCTTTTGCCACCCTATTAAAGTGTCTGCCTAAGTTTTACGCACAATGCAGCCCTGCAAAGGCGATTGTTAGCTGCATTTGTGGCGTGTATACGTAAGGCCGGTTAACTTCGGTTGCATTCACCCCCTCAATTCGCTAAAACCCACGGCTACTTCTACGAATGGCTATGGGGCAACGCATTGATCAATCTACAACCACTGGCTGAACCGCTAGCCCAAGGCGCCTTGATCCTAACCCCTAACAATCGCCTTAAAAACAAAGTGTTGCTAGCCTGGGCGAGCCAACAAACCGGGGTGGTGAGCGCTCCGCGAATTCAAAGCCTTTCGGGCTGGATAAACGAGCGCTGGATAAGGCTTCAGCGCAGTGGGGAGCCTGCAGCACTGTGCACTCTGGCCGGCCCACAAATCCGCCGGCAACTGTGGGCGAAAGCCATCCAATCAACGCCCGATGCCGCACCACTTATTCACCCACGGCTACTTATCGATCAGCTCGATCAAGCCTATAGCTACCTGAAGCTCTGGCAAGTGAGCAAAGCGCAATGGGCAGGCTTCGGGCAAACCGCAGAACAGGCACGCCTCAGCCATTGGATTAGCCATGCCGAAACAGAGGCCGCTCGCTTAAACCTGTGTTTTGAAGAGCAGCAGCTTGGTCTACTACTGGCAAACCTTACCAAAAACAGCAGTGAGCAGGCGCCAGGTGAGGCCGTTTACCTGCTCAATTTTGACACCATCACCCCCCTGCATCAGGCGCTACTGGATTGCGCCTTTGGCGAACACCACGGCCTTGAAAGCAATCAAACGCAGGCCGCCCAAAGCCTGCGCACCGTCTGCAAAGATCCCAAACAAGAGCTGCAGGCCTGTGCGCTTTGGGCCAAGGCCCAATTAACTGCAAAGCCCGATCAGCGCATTGCCATCATCGACCCAAACCTGGGCAAAAACCGCGCACGTCTGGAGCGCGCCTTGGCACGGGTATTCGAGCCGCACCACCACCGCCCTGGCACCCAACGCTACACCATGCCCTTTAACTTCTCTGCCGGAACGCCGCTGGCCCAATGCCCGCTGGTGCACCAATTGCTGGCCTGCCTGCGCTGGCCAAAGACACCGGCCCAAGCCAGTAGTTGGCTTAACAGCCCGTTTATCGGTTTTGATGGCGACACGGGCCTGCGCCATTGGCTTACCAGCTATCTGCTGGAAACGGCCACACCCGAGATCACACTCCAACTGCTGGCGCGCGGCCTTGAACGCTTTGCAGCCGGTCGCCCAGACAACAGCCAAACACCCATACGGCCTTGGGCGGGCCTGCTCCAAAGCCTGCAGGATTTGCCCATCAAAGCCACGGGCAGCCAATGGGCCAATCACTTCACCAGCTTGATTCACAGCCTCAACTGGCCGGGGCCAAGGGTGCTTGATTCAGAGGAACACCAGCAAGCCAACCAGCTGTTGGATTGCCTGCTGCAATTGCGCGAGGCCGATTTACTGGAAAGCCCACTCACCAGTAGCGAGGCCGCCCACTGGCTGAGCGAGGTGGCCAGCCGCCAGCCGTTCCAACCGCAAACCCCTGAATCGCCCCTGCAAATTCTTGGCACCCTGGAATCGGCGGGCTTGAGCTTCGATCAAATTTGGGTGATCGGCATGGACGATACCCAATGGCCGCCACCGGCGGCGCCCAACCCCTTGCTGCCGGCGGCGCTGCAACGGGAGCTGGCAATGCCCCATGCCTCGGCCGAGCGAGAGCTGGCATTTTGCCAAAGCCTGACCCGAAACTTCCTATGTGCGGCACACACGGTGATTTTCAGCCATCCCGCGCGCGACGGCGACCGCGAGCTGCATACCAGCCCGCTGATTGCCCACCTTGAACCCATGCCGGCACCCGCAATTGCAGAGCCCGAACAACCTCAAGGCCCACTAGAGTGGATCAGTACCGCACAAGCACCGGCAGTGAGTGCGGCAGAACTGCCCCGCCTGCGCGGCGGTAGCGGCATGTTAAGCCGGCAGGCCCGCTGCCCGCTGGCGGCGTTTTTTGCGCTGCGCCTGGGGGCGCGGCGTAAAGAGCCGGCAACGCCTGGGTTAAACGCGCTGGAGCGCGGCCAATTGCTGCACCAAACACTCTTTTATTTCTGGCGTGCAGGCCCAGACCTCACGACACAAAGCCCCGAGGCCCGCGCCCAAGCACTGCAAGCAGCCCTCGATGCCGCCTTTGCAGAGCTTCCCGAGTACTTGGGCAAGCGCTTCATTGCCCTTGAGCGCGAGCGGCTGGAATACCTGCTCGCGCCCTGGTTTGAATACGAGCGCCTGCGGCCCGCATTTTCCATTGCCGGCCTCGAGCAAGCACTGGAATTCAGCATTGGCGGGCTCCCCTTAAAGCTCCAGCTCGACAGACTCGACCAAATTGGCGACCAACAATTGCTCATCGACTACAAAAGCGGCGTTACTCACATTAACAAGTGGCTGGGCCCACGGCCGGAAGAACCCCAGCTACCGCTCTACGCCGTAGCACTCACCCAAGCGGGCGAAAACGTGCAGGGCATTGCCTTCGCCGAGCTACGCCAGGCCCGCCAGCTACTGCAAGGCATTGGCAACCCGGCGCTGGCACCAGGACTTAAGGCACCCAACGATAAAACCATAGGCCTTGAAAGCTGGCAGGCCCTGCTTGCCCATTGGCAGCAAGCGCTAGAAGGCCTTGCCCAAGAGCTGTTGAACGGCCATACAGAGCTGCAGTTTTCCAGCCTGCAAAGCCGACAGTACCTGGCTGAATTTGCGACCTTGTTGCGCACCGACGAGCAACAACAAATCAGCCTGATGGAGCAAGCCCAATGAGCACACCCGTTGATGCCAAGGTGCGCGCCCAAGCGCTGGATATCCACCGGTCTTTTGCCGTTTCAGCCCCGGCAGGCTCGGGTAAAACAGGCCTGCTGACCCAACGTGTGTTGGCACTGCTCACCACCTGTGAGGCCCCCGAAGAGCTGCTGGCCATCACCTTCACCCGCAAGGCCGCCGGTGAAATGCGCGACCGCATCACCGCCGCGCTGGCCCAGGCAAAACACCAGCCACGCCCGGAAAGTGCCCACGAGGCCACCACCTGGGAGCTGGCACAAAAGGTCTTAAGCCGCGATGCAGAACTGGGTTGGTCACTGATTGAGAGCCCGAACCGCCTGCGCATTCAAACCATTGATGGGCTGTCGCGCCAGATTGCCAAACAGCTGCCCTTCGCCTCGGGTATGGGCAGCCTGCCCGAGCCCAGCGAGCAACCCGAGCCGCTATACCGGGCGGCCATATTGGCGCTGTACCAAAAACTAGAAACCCAGCACCCCATCGCCGAGCACCTGGCCACATTGCTGCTGGAGCTCGACAATCGCTACGACACCTTCGAAAGCCTGTTGTTGTCGCTGCTGGCCCAGCGCGACCAATGGCTGGGGCTCACACTGGCAAGCCGCTCGGACGGCGCCAAAGGCTTCCTAGAGGAAAGCCTAAAGTCTTTAGTAATCAAAGAGCTAGACGCGGTTTATCAAGTACTACGCGAAGAAGGGGCAAACCTTTGTGAGCTGGCCCGCTACAGCGCGGCCAATTTAACGGCCGATGCAGAACTTGCCGAAAAGCAAAGCCCGTTGATGCAGCTAGGTGAACTGCATGCCCTGCCTCGGGATTTTACAGGCGCGGCCCTCCCCCAAAGCCTTGGCCATTATCAGGCGCTGACCCACCTGCTGCTCACCAACGGCAAAGACGGGCAATGGCGCAAGCGACTGGATAAATCCATGGGCTTCCCCACGGAGCGGGCGCCTGAAGTCACCAAGGCAAGTGCCAAGGCCTACAAAGAGCGGCTGAGCGAGCTAATTGGCAGGCTCGGCCAACACAGCCAATTGCTGGCGCAGCTGCAGGTGGTGCGGGCCCTGCCGGCACCGCACTATGCCGATCACCAATGGCGCCTGCTGGAAGCCTTAACCCAAGTGTTACCGCACCTGGCCGCCGAGCTCACTCTGGTATTTAGCCGCGAGGGCTGCAGCGATTTTATTGATACCGCCCAGGCGGCGCTCATCGCCCTTGGCCAACTTGATGAGCCCTCAGAGCTGGCCCTGCGACTTGATTACCACATACGCCACATACTCATTGATGAATTTCAGGATACCTCGGTACCCCAGCGACAGCTTATTGAGCACCTCACCGCCGGCTGGGAGCCCGGTGATGGCCGCACCCTGTTCATCGTGGGCGACGGCATGCAATCGTGCTATGGCTTTCGCAATGCCAAGGTGGGGATCTTCCTGCAGGCCCGCGAGCAAGGTATTGGCGATGTGCCCCTTACGCCTCTCGATTTACAGGTGAATTTCCGCAGCCAACAAGGCGTAGTGGATTGGGTTAATACCCATTTTCAGGCGGCCTTTCCCGCCCGGGATGACGTCACCCGAGGCCAGGTACGCTACCAGCCAAGCATTGCGGCACGCCCGCCCCTTGAGGGCCAGGCCGTGCAGCTCACCCTGCTTGCCCAAGACGCAGACCAAGACAATCTCGACCCGAACGAGGCCGAAGCCCAGGCGGTGCTGGAGCTCATTGGGCAGTTGCGCAAGCAAAACCCGGAGCACAGCATTGCATTGCTGGCCCGCAACCGTAGCCACCTGCGTGCCAGCCTGAGGCTGCTTGATCAGGCCGGGCTCCGCTATCAGGCCACCGAGCTCGACAACCTCAGCAATCGCATGGCCATTCAGGATTTGATGTCACTGTTAAGGGCGCTGCTGGACCCAACCGACCGCATCAGCTGGCTGGCGCTGCTGCGCGCGCCCTGGTGCGGCCTGGGCAATGCAGACCTGCACACCCTGATTCAAGGCCCGCCTGCAACCCCCCTTGCCGACGGCCGCCCCAGCATATGGGCGCAGTTGCAGGCGGCACGGGCGCAATCTAACTTAAGCACCGAAGGCCAGGCCTGCCTGAACCGCACCGTAGATACACTCGAACAGGTATTGGCAAGCCAGGGCCGCAAACCCCTGCGCGATTGGCTGGAGGGTTGCTGGCAGGCCCTTGGGGGTGCCCATAGCCTGCTTGATGTGAGCGATTTGGCCAATGCACAGGCATTTTTTGACCTGCTGGAAGCCCATACCGACGGCGCCACGGTGCGCGACTGGCAAACCTTTACCGATGCAGTAGCGCGCCTGTACGCCGCCCCCGCCACCGATGCAGACCCCAGGCTGCAAGTCATGACCATTCACAAATCCAAGGGGTTGGAGTTTGATCAGGTAATTATTCCGGGCCTGCACAGGCTACCCCGCGCCGACAGCCGCGAGCTGCTACTGTGGCTTGATCAAATTGATGAACAGGGCAATCAGCAAGTGTTGATGAGCCCGCTTTCCAACCGTGAAGAAAGCGATCTCTACCAGTTTATTCAACGGGAAAAAGCCGAGCGCACAAGGGCCGAGGCCACCCGGCTCTTCTACGTGGGCGCCACGCGCGCAGTAAAGCAGCTGCACTTGTTTGCCTGCGTTAAACGCAAAGACGGAGAACTACAGCCGCCCGCCAAAAACGCGCTGTTGGCCTGCATTTGGGAGACTTGCGTGGAAACGGCCAGAGTGCGCACTA
This genomic stretch from Simiduia sp. 21SJ11W-1 harbors:
- a CDS encoding exodeoxyribonuclease V subunit beta; the protein is MSTPVDAKVRAQALDIHRSFAVSAPAGSGKTGLLTQRVLALLTTCEAPEELLAITFTRKAAGEMRDRITAALAQAKHQPRPESAHEATTWELAQKVLSRDAELGWSLIESPNRLRIQTIDGLSRQIAKQLPFASGMGSLPEPSEQPEPLYRAAILALYQKLETQHPIAEHLATLLLELDNRYDTFESLLLSLLAQRDQWLGLTLASRSDGAKGFLEESLKSLVIKELDAVYQVLREEGANLCELARYSAANLTADAELAEKQSPLMQLGELHALPRDFTGAALPQSLGHYQALTHLLLTNGKDGQWRKRLDKSMGFPTERAPEVTKASAKAYKERLSELIGRLGQHSQLLAQLQVVRALPAPHYADHQWRLLEALTQVLPHLAAELTLVFSREGCSDFIDTAQAALIALGQLDEPSELALRLDYHIRHILIDEFQDTSVPQRQLIEHLTAGWEPGDGRTLFIVGDGMQSCYGFRNAKVGIFLQAREQGIGDVPLTPLDLQVNFRSQQGVVDWVNTHFQAAFPARDDVTRGQVRYQPSIAARPPLEGQAVQLTLLAQDADQDNLDPNEAEAQAVLELIGQLRKQNPEHSIALLARNRSHLRASLRLLDQAGLRYQATELDNLSNRMAIQDLMSLLRALLDPTDRISWLALLRAPWCGLGNADLHTLIQGPPATPLADGRPSIWAQLQAARAQSNLSTEGQACLNRTVDTLEQVLASQGRKPLRDWLEGCWQALGGAHSLLDVSDLANAQAFFDLLEAHTDGATVRDWQTFTDAVARLYAAPATDADPRLQVMTIHKSKGLEFDQVIIPGLHRLPRADSRELLLWLDQIDEQGNQQVLMSPLSNREESDLYQFIQREKAERTRAEATRLFYVGATRAVKQLHLFACVKRKDGELQPPAKNALLACIWETCVETARVRTITGQGRAPYSPLIGANRIRRLAPSWQWVEPTAEAPLGAYRGKTSAPVTRENPLNRPDLLPLYDADRRAIGIALHAEIQYCTEQAILPDENFVNRQQARITAQLRAALVQQPEAGSHTVCEALLLMAQSDTGRWLLNPNHAHSATELALWEPKAQGAKQWVIDRTFVDQGVRWVIDYKSSLPGTNQTLGEFAAEQATRYQGQLMTYARLARQLGPEAVKVALYFPLCDHFQPVDIA